In Thermococcus chitonophagus, the genomic stretch GGAATCCCCATCTATGGATTCCCCTTTGATGAGTACTGGAACGATGTTGGTAGGCCCTCAACTTACCTTCAGGCTACAGAGGATGTCTTTGCAGGTAAGCTTAAGTTGCCTCAAATAAATGTAGGCTCGTTAAAGGGAAATATCGAGAAGGGAGGTAGTCTGTTCACAGGTAGCAGGTGCATACTAAGGAAGCCCAATATAGTGGGATTTGCAGTCCTCGGTGACAATGTTGAAATAGGGAGGGATGTAAAAATAGAACGTTCTGTTATATTTTCGAATGTGGTAATAGAGGAGGGGGCAGAAATTAGGGAAGCAATAATAGGGGAAAACGTGTACATTGGCAAGGGTGTCGTGATAGAGGCTGGAAGTGTCATTGGGGATAACTCTATTATAGAAGAATTTAGCAAAATTGGTGCAAATGTTAAGATTTGGGCCGACTCAAGAGTTGGTAAGGAAAGCATAATACTACCCGATTGAGGGGGTGTGAAGAATGGAGTTATATAGGTCTGAAAAGTTCAACCCAGAAGAACTCGCGCTCCTTGGCAGAGCTATTGGAACTGCTGCCCAGGGTACAATCGTAGTTGGAAGGGATGGGAGAGCCATCTCGAGATATGGAAAGAGAGCCTTAGTAGTTGGAATAGTAAGCACGGGCTCAACAATAATGGATGTGAGGTTAATTCCTTTGATTGCCCTCAGGGACTTTGCAAAGAAAAAAGGATATCCCTTTGCGTATGTCTATTATTATGGGGGAGTAAGGGTTGAAATAAGCGATATTGAAGTTGATGAAGTAAATGCGATTCTAAATAATAGGGCCTTTGTTGAGGCTCCTCCAAATGACATAGGGGCAACAGTTTACTATCCAAATGCACTAGATGATATGCTTCATGAAATATTCAAGCACTATGACTTTAAAGTCGGGGGGAAAGCCCTGGTTGACTGTATGAATACTCCAGCTGTTCTTCTGTTTCCACGACTAAGCGATAAATTTGGCTTTGAAGTAGAGCTAATGAATGACATGATGACAAGCTATCTCCCCCCTAAACCCAAGGAAGTCTTCCTGCAGAAGCTCACCAAGGGAAGTTATGACTTCGGACTGAGATTTAGACCAGACGGCGTCGTTGAAGTTTACAAGGATGATGAAGTCAAAGAATTCAATAGTCTCTGGAAGTTCTTAGAGTATTTAAAGAAGCTTTAGCCTTTATTCTCTTTCATTTGGTGATCCCTATGTCGGGGTTGTTCATAGTATTCGAAGGTATAGATGGCTCTGGCAAAAGCACTCAAGCGAGATTGCTTGCAGAGTGGTTTAGGGAACGGGGTTATAATGTCCTTCTTACAAAAGAGCCTACCGATACAAGTCTTGGAAAATTTATTCGAGAAGTTGTCGTTCGCGGTAGCCTTATAGATGGCTCAAAGTTAAGCTACGAAGCTGAGGCCCTTCTTTTTGCTGCTGACAGAGCTGAGCATGTGAGGAAAGTCATCAAGCCAGCGTTAGATGAGGGAAAGGTGGTTATCTGCGATAGGTACTTCTATTCTTCCCTTGCATATCAATGGGCTCGGGGTCTTGACCTGGAATGGCTCATGAAGATTAACGAGTTCGCAATTAGGCCTAACCTTGCTATTCTGCTGGATCTCCCAACTAGGGAAAGTTTGAAGAGAATTAGGGCTAGAGCGAATATTTCAGAATTCGATAAGTTGTTGGATCTTCAGAAAAAAGTCAGGCAGAACTACCTTAAGCTAGCCGAGATGTTTCCGGAAATGAAGATAATCAATGCAATGAATAGCATTGAAGACGTGCATAGAGACATTGTGGCCTTGGTTGAACATGAGCTTTTATAAAGGCGAAGCTCCCTTAAGAATTTTGCCGGTGAGGAAAGATGGTTCTTGACACGTTAGGCAGGGCACTCAGCAATGCCCTCAAGAAGATAGCGAGAGCGGGTAGCGTTGATGAAGCGTTGATAAAGGAAGTAGTGAGGGACATCCAGAGGGCTTTAATTCAGGCTGACGTTAACGTTAGGCTTGTACTAAAGCTAACCAAGGAGATACAGAGGAGAGCTTTAGAAGAGAAGCCTCCGGCAGGAATATCGAGGAAGGAGCACATAATAAAGATAGTATACGAAGAGCTAACGAAATTACTGGGGACCGAGGCTAAGCCTATAGAGATTAGAGAAAAGCCTACAGTTTTGTTGATGGTTGGAATTCAAGGTAGCGGTAAAACGACTACTGTTGCAAAGCTTGCAAGGTACTTCCAGAAGAGAGGATACAAAGTTGGAGTAGTCTGTTCAGACACGTGGAGGCCTGGAGCCTACCACCAGCTTAGGCAATTGCTCGATCCTTATCACATAGAGGTATTCGGAGATCCAAATGAGAAGGACGCAATAAAACTCGCCAAGGAGGGAGTCGAGCATTTCAAGCGTAAAGGCGTCGATTTGATAATAGTTGACACGGCTGGAAGGCATAAGGAGGAGAAATACCTCATAGATGAGATGAGGCAGATAAGCGATGTAATAAATCCCCACGAGGTTATCCTTGTCATTGATGGAACAATTGGTCAGCAGGCGTACAATCAAGCCTTGGCATTTAAGGAGGCAACTCCTATCGGCTCAATTGTAGTTACCAAGCTTGATGGCTCAGCGAAGGGCGGAGGAGCTCTCTCGGCGGTAGCCGCGACTGGAGCTCCTATAAAATTCATAGGAGTAGGAGAGAAGATAGATGACCTGGAGCCCTTCGATCCAGCAAGATTTGTTTCTAGGCTCTTAGGTCTTGGAGATATTCAGGGGCTCTTGGAGAAGTTCAAGGAGCTTGAAAAGGAAGTTGAATTTACTGAGGAAGATGTTGAAAGATTCCTTAAGGGTAAGTTCACTCTCAAAGATATGTACGCTCAGCTTGAGGCAATGCAGAAGATGGGGCCTTTAAAGCAGATTCTCAGGATGATTCCTGGGCTTGGCTACTCTCTTCCCGATGATGTAATCTCGGTCGGGGAGGAGAGGCTAAGAAAGTTCAAGGTGATCATGGACTCCATGACAGAGGAGGAATTAATGAATCCTGATATAATCAATTATTCAAGGATAAAAAGAATTGCAAGGGGTTCTGGCACTTCAATAAGCGATGTTAAGGAGTTATTAAATCAGTACCGGCAGATGAAGAAGTTCTTCAAGAGCATGAATAAGAGGCAACTCGCAAGGCTGGCAAGGAGGTTTGGTATGTGATGGAGGTCTTTATACTCTTAGTCGTTCACCCAGGTCAGGAGGATGAGGTTTACAGAATGTTAAAGGAGAGGCCAGAAGTCAAGGAAGTGTACAAAGTCTATGGGGATTATGATATAGTTGCCAGAATCTCTGTGAATGGGATAAAGGATCTTGATAAGTTCCATGATAATGTCCTCAGGAAGATTCCTGGAATTGAAATCAGTGAGACGTTAATTGCGAGCTCCTATTAGCCGGTGGGGGGTATGGAGAAGGAGCTCATAGCAATAGTGAATATGAAAACTGGGGAGATAGACGTTGTAAAGGATAATTTCAAGTTCAAGTGTATAGAGGACTGCGCAAGGTGCTGTATTGAAAATGACATTCCTCTCAGGGAGGAAGACGTGGAGAGGATTAAGGCCCTAGGATACGAGGAGGAGTACTTCGTGGATTACACAAAGATGTTCTACAGAGGCCCCAAATTTTTGGGATATGCAATCAAAAAGAGACCTTTCGATGATGCATGCGTCTTCCTCGATCCTGAGACAAAGAAGTGCAGGATATACGAGTATAGGCCTCTCGCCTGCAAGCTTTACCCATTCATTCTAATAAAACATGGAGATACGCTTGAGATTTACATAAAGAAGGACAGTAACTGTCCTGGAATAGATCACCCAGATGGAGATCCGATTGAGATAATAATTGAGAGATACTTTGGAGAGGTGTTAAAAGGTGGTGAATATGGAGTTAGACGAATTAGATCGGAAAATTCTAGCTATCCTCTTAAGAGACTCGAGAACATCATATAGAGAGATCGCTAAGGAGTTAAATGTTGCTGTCGGGACAATATATAACAGAATAAAGAAACTTGAAGATTCTGGCGTTATTCAAGGCTTTACCGTTAAGATAAATTATGAAGCCATAGGGTATGAGTTAACGACTATCATTGGAATAAAAGCTCAAGGGAAGAAGATCAGGGAGATCGAGAGGATAATTTCAAAGGATAAGCATGTGACATGTGTTTATGATGTTACTGGCGAGTACGACATCATAGTCGTTGCAAAGTTTAGAAACAGAGAGGACATGAACAGGTTCGTTAAGAGCGTTTTGAGTATAGATGGAGTAGAAAAAACAAACACACATGTTGCGCTAGAGATAGTAAAAGAGGATTTTAGATTGGAACCTTAGAGTCTGACTAAAGCATCTACCGGAATATTATACTCCTCCTTTAGTTTATCTACTATATCTCCAACACTTATTAAAAAGAACATACCCACTGGTGTTGCATCTGCCTGTTTGCAGAGCTCTATAAGAGCCTTTTGAGTTTCTCCACTCCTTATAACATCGTCTACTATTAGGACTCTTTCTCCTTTTTTCAAGGCCCAAGCTGGAAGGTAGAGTGTTGTTATACTGCCCGAAGCACTTGGGACATAGTTTATTTCATAGAACTTGTCTACCCCTACCTCCTTCTTCTTCTTTGCATAGACAACGTCAATACCAAGCTCGTTTGCTATCTGTACGGCGAGGGGGATTCCATCTGTTGCTGCCGTCAGAACTTTTCCAACACCAGTTTTCATGTATCTAAGGGCGACCTCTTCAGCTATTAGAGCGAGAAGATTTGTATCACTAAGCACGCTCATCGTATCAAAGAATCCAAAAGAATCATACTTAAGTCTCCTTCGAACTTCATCTTCAAGATTAAGGTATGGGCTAAGCTTTTCCGTTAGTTCCCTTGCTCTCTCAACGCTAGGCAGGACTTTCCCCCTTACGTATCTGTTTAGAACGGTTATTGGAAGTCCGGTAATCTTGGAAAGCTCCTCATATGTGTAAGACTTCTTAAGAACTCTGAGCATCCTGATGACCTTAATTTTTTCTTTCATTGCTTCAAGTTGATTCATACATCTCCCCCAATCGGCAATTGACAAAAGTATGTATAAATGACTTTCGCTTTTTCAACGCGAAATCCTTAAAAACTAATCTTCAGTCAGGTTTGATCGGGAAAGGGCCCGTGGTCTAGACTGGTTATGACGCCGCCCTCACAAGGCGGAGGTCCGGGGTTCAAATCCCCGCGGGCCCACCAGAGTCATCTTCTCTTACTTAATTGTCTTATATCCAACTTATGCGGTCAGTTTTTCTAATAGTCTTGTCACAAGATCTCCTACCCTTAATATATTGTCAAACATTCTGGCTGAAAATTTTTAGAAAATTTAATATCCTAATTGAAAAAATTCCATAATGATGTTCGCTGGAAGGGTTGATGTTATGAACGTTAGGGATGGCCTTGTAGTTAAGAGAACTGTGTATTCAGATTCAAAGATAGCTCCCGGAGTGTTTGAATTCATTACAGAACAAGCTGAAATAAACGTTCCAAGGCCAAAAGAAGTTGATGTAATAGGTATAGCCTATGGAAGTCCTGGGGTGTACGTTGGTACTGTAGAAGACATGGATACTGGTGAGAAAGCTTCGGCAATGGTAATATTTGAAAGGGATCCTGAGCTAAAAATGGAAATTATAAACGTAAGCGCGAAAAAGCTTGAAAGAGCAAGCGTATATTTCGTTGCCCATGGAATTTACAAGGATATCCTGTATTCCCCCGATCTAGAGCCAAATCACAAAGTTGCATTTTGGGGAGTTGCCCTAGCTAGGTAACCCTTTTAACTATTTTTGCGCATTTTTTATGGGATGATGACCGGTTTCGGGACTGAGATATGATGACACCAGCTATCGCTGACTTCTCTTACTTTCATTTTCAATTACCTGGATTACATAGTCTATGAATTTCCTAACTTCCTCGAGTTCTTCTTCTGGGATATCCTTTATCTTTCTGTTTTTGCTTTTATAAGTTAACAGTTTTAATAGTGCCAACCTTGCTATTGCCGTCTTCGTGCTTATCTCTCCATTCTTCCAGTCCCTCCATATTGCGTTCGCTATCCCATAGAACTCAGGAATGCTGTCAAGCCCAGGATCTCCAACATCTATAACTTCCTTCCCTAGGTACTTGTACCTTTTCTCCTTCTCCTCCTTTGTGAACTCCTTAATTTTCCCTTTAATGTACTCGTGCACCATTTTTCCTCACCTCCGTACTAATCTCTGTCCGAGATTTTATTAACTTTTCGTTTCTAAAATTTTGGAAAGGCTTTATAACTCCTCTCTAATCCAACTCAGTTGGGGGTTCATAATGGAAGTTGAAAGGATAGCTTGGAAGTACGCTCTCATCAATGCAATAGAGCAT encodes the following:
- a CDS encoding phosphohexomutase domain-containing protein; the encoded protein is MELYRSEKFNPEELALLGRAIGTAAQGTIVVGRDGRAISRYGKRALVVGIVSTGSTIMDVRLIPLIALRDFAKKKGYPFAYVYYYGGVRVEISDIEVDEVNAILNNRAFVEAPPNDIGATVYYPNALDDMLHEIFKHYDFKVGGKALVDCMNTPAVLLFPRLSDKFGFEVELMNDMMTSYLPPKPKEVFLQKLTKGSYDFGLRFRPDGVVEVYKDDEVKEFNSLWKFLEYLKKL
- the tmk gene encoding dTMP kinase, with the translated sequence MSGLFIVFEGIDGSGKSTQARLLAEWFRERGYNVLLTKEPTDTSLGKFIREVVVRGSLIDGSKLSYEAEALLFAADRAEHVRKVIKPALDEGKVVICDRYFYSSLAYQWARGLDLEWLMKINEFAIRPNLAILLDLPTRESLKRIRARANISEFDKLLDLQKKVRQNYLKLAEMFPEMKIINAMNSIEDVHRDIVALVEHELL
- a CDS encoding signal recognition particle protein Srp54 encodes the protein MVLDTLGRALSNALKKIARAGSVDEALIKEVVRDIQRALIQADVNVRLVLKLTKEIQRRALEEKPPAGISRKEHIIKIVYEELTKLLGTEAKPIEIREKPTVLLMVGIQGSGKTTTVAKLARYFQKRGYKVGVVCSDTWRPGAYHQLRQLLDPYHIEVFGDPNEKDAIKLAKEGVEHFKRKGVDLIIVDTAGRHKEEKYLIDEMRQISDVINPHEVILVIDGTIGQQAYNQALAFKEATPIGSIVVTKLDGSAKGGGALSAVAATGAPIKFIGVGEKIDDLEPFDPARFVSRLLGLGDIQGLLEKFKELEKEVEFTEEDVERFLKGKFTLKDMYAQLEAMQKMGPLKQILRMIPGLGYSLPDDVISVGEERLRKFKVIMDSMTEEELMNPDIINYSRIKRIARGSGTSISDVKELLNQYRQMKKFFKSMNKRQLARLARRFGM
- a CDS encoding Lrp/AsnC family transcriptional regulator, producing MEVFILLVVHPGQEDEVYRMLKERPEVKEVYKVYGDYDIVARISVNGIKDLDKFHDNVLRKIPGIEISETLIASSY
- a CDS encoding YkgJ family cysteine cluster protein produces the protein MEKELIAIVNMKTGEIDVVKDNFKFKCIEDCARCCIENDIPLREEDVERIKALGYEEEYFVDYTKMFYRGPKFLGYAIKKRPFDDACVFLDPETKKCRIYEYRPLACKLYPFILIKHGDTLEIYIKKDSNCPGIDHPDGDPIEIIIERYFGEVLKGGEYGVRRIRSENSSYPLKRLENII
- a CDS encoding Lrp/AsnC family transcriptional regulator, giving the protein MELDELDRKILAILLRDSRTSYREIAKELNVAVGTIYNRIKKLEDSGVIQGFTVKINYEAIGYELTTIIGIKAQGKKIREIERIISKDKHVTCVYDVTGEYDIIVVAKFRNREDMNRFVKSVLSIDGVEKTNTHVALEIVKEDFRLEP
- a CDS encoding phosphoribosyltransferase family protein: MNQLEAMKEKIKVIRMLRVLKKSYTYEELSKITGLPITVLNRYVRGKVLPSVERARELTEKLSPYLNLEDEVRRRLKYDSFGFFDTMSVLSDTNLLALIAEEVALRYMKTGVGKVLTAATDGIPLAVQIANELGIDVVYAKKKKEVGVDKFYEINYVPSASGSITTLYLPAWALKKGERVLIVDDVIRSGETQKALIELCKQADATPVGMFFLISVGDIVDKLKEEYNIPVDALVRL